The Acetomicrobium flavidum genome window below encodes:
- a CDS encoding ABC transporter permease, which yields MFSYVVRKLLYAVPVIWGVVTIVFILMAIVPGDPARLMMGQRGDPETLARIRADLGLDLPIHKQYVRFLKDLARGDLGVSYRNNEKVVDALMTRFGATLKLAFWAMILASILGILAGIISAVKQYSIFDYSAMFIAISGISAPVFWVGLLLLLIFAYTLHLIPGVGYVPGDWRYFILPVITLGVRPAALIARLTRSCMLEVMTQDYIRTARAKGLHERAVVMRHALKNALIPVVTIVGTEVADLLSGAVLTETIFAWPGVGRLAVEALVARDFPMIRGTVIFMAVIFLVANLIVDISYGFIDPRIRYD from the coding sequence ATGTTCTCTTACGTAGTTAGAAAGCTGTTATATGCAGTTCCCGTCATATGGGGCGTCGTTACCATTGTGTTCATTCTTATGGCCATCGTGCCCGGAGATCCGGCAAGGCTAATGATGGGACAAAGGGGTGATCCGGAGACGTTGGCCCGTATCAGGGCGGATTTGGGATTGGACCTTCCCATCCATAAGCAATACGTAAGATTTTTAAAGGATTTAGCGAGAGGTGACCTTGGCGTATCTTACCGAAATAATGAAAAGGTTGTTGATGCTTTAATGACGCGTTTCGGAGCTACGCTGAAGTTGGCTTTTTGGGCCATGATATTGGCCTCCATATTAGGGATACTTGCCGGGATAATATCTGCCGTCAAGCAGTATTCCATATTTGACTATTCGGCTATGTTCATCGCCATATCCGGCATCAGTGCACCCGTCTTTTGGGTAGGGTTGCTGCTTTTATTGATCTTTGCCTATACGCTTCATTTGATACCGGGAGTCGGATACGTTCCTGGGGATTGGCGATATTTTATACTTCCGGTCATCACGCTAGGCGTTAGACCTGCGGCCCTCATCGCAAGGCTGACTAGATCGTGCATGCTCGAAGTGATGACCCAGGACTACATTCGTACGGCAAGGGCGAAGGGGTTGCACGAAAGAGCTGTGGTCATGCGGCATGCCCTGAAGAACGCCCTCATTCCCGTAGTGACAATAGTTGGCACCGAGGTGGCCGATTTGCTCTCCGGGGCGGTCTTGACCGAGACCATATTTGCTTGGCCTGGAGTGGGGAGGCTGGCAGTCGAAGCCTTGGTGGCGCGAGATTTTCCGATGATAAGGGGCACTGTCATCTTTATGGCCGTCATATTTTTGGTGGCCAACTTGATCGTCGACATCTCCTATGGGTTCATAGATCCCAGGATACGTTACGACTAA
- a CDS encoding ABC transporter permease, producing MTKKSKSGGLWYEAWLRFKRNKLAMVGLVMALSVILVAIFAPLIAPYDPIEQLIWSEGAQARLAPPSLRHLMGTDIYGRDILSRIIYGSRISLQIGIFATVVSLLIGVPLGAMAGYIGKWVDDLISWLINVVFAFPFLLFVLAVIAVFQSPSLRVVYIAIGLVNWVGIARVVRAQFISLRDREFVEAAKALGLPRRTIIFKHILPNAIAPVIVQATLGMGSIIITEAGLAFLGFGAQPPTPSWGLMISEGQKYLSVGKWWWAIFPGLAIIYTVLAFNFLGDGLRDALDVRLKR from the coding sequence ATGACTAAAAAGAGCAAATCAGGCGGTCTTTGGTATGAGGCATGGCTAAGGTTTAAGAGGAATAAATTGGCCATGGTGGGTTTGGTCATGGCCCTATCGGTCATCTTGGTGGCAATTTTTGCTCCCCTTATCGCACCATACGATCCCATAGAGCAGCTGATATGGAGCGAGGGCGCACAAGCGAGGCTTGCCCCTCCGAGCCTGCGCCATTTGATGGGTACCGATATATATGGTCGCGATATACTAAGCAGGATAATATACGGGTCGAGGATCTCCCTTCAGATAGGCATATTTGCTACCGTAGTTTCGCTTCTAATAGGCGTGCCATTGGGGGCAATGGCGGGGTATATAGGCAAGTGGGTCGACGATCTGATATCATGGCTTATCAACGTCGTGTTCGCCTTTCCCTTTTTGCTATTCGTCTTGGCCGTGATAGCGGTCTTTCAAAGTCCCAGTCTCAGGGTCGTCTATATTGCCATAGGTTTAGTAAATTGGGTTGGCATAGCTAGGGTTGTCAGGGCGCAGTTCATATCCTTGCGAGATAGGGAATTTGTTGAGGCCGCTAAGGCTTTGGGTCTGCCGCGCAGGACCATAATATTTAAACATATCCTTCCCAACGCGATCGCTCCCGTTATAGTGCAGGCAACGCTGGGCATGGGCAGCATCATCATAACCGAAGCCGGCTTGGCCTTTTTGGGCTTTGGTGCACAGCCTCCGACTCCAAGTTGGGGCCTCATGATTTCCGAGGGCCAAAAATATCTGAGCGTTGGCAAGTGGTGGTGGGCCATATTTCCGGGCCTTGCGATAATTTACACTGTGCTTGCCTTCAACTTCCTTGGAGACGGGTTGCGGGACGCCTTGGACGTCAGGCTCAAAAGGTAG
- a CDS encoding ABC transporter ATP-binding protein produces the protein MSLLEIKDLKTYFDTDRGLVKAVEGVTFNIDPGETVGVVGESGCGKSVTALSVMKLLPKPVGRIAGGKIIFKGEDLTDATEDRMRQIRGNKISMIFQEPMTSLNPVLTVGYQIMEPLMLHQGMSSREAKAKAIEMLQLVGMPDPGRRVDEYPHQLSGGQRQRAMIAMALACRPELLIADEPTTALDVTIQAQILDLMNDLQREFDTAIMLITHDLGVIAEMAQRVVVMYAGLIVEEAPVVPLFYEPLHPYTRGLLSSIPRVDKDLDKLHVIPGFVPSPFEFPKGCRFHNRCDRALSKCSEEMPPLYVFKDGRAVRCFLYESKSTDRGASR, from the coding sequence TTGAGCTTGCTGGAGATCAAGGATCTTAAGACGTATTTCGATACGGACAGAGGTCTTGTGAAGGCCGTCGAAGGAGTGACCTTTAACATTGATCCTGGAGAGACCGTTGGCGTAGTGGGAGAGTCGGGATGCGGCAAAAGCGTGACAGCCCTATCGGTAATGAAGCTTCTTCCTAAGCCTGTAGGCAGGATAGCTGGCGGGAAGATCATCTTCAAGGGGGAAGATCTAACTGACGCCACGGAAGACAGGATGCGGCAAATAAGGGGTAACAAGATCTCGATGATATTTCAGGAGCCCATGACGAGCCTGAATCCGGTGTTGACGGTTGGTTATCAGATAATGGAACCCTTAATGCTTCACCAAGGCATGAGCAGCAGGGAGGCCAAGGCCAAGGCAATCGAGATGCTGCAGCTTGTTGGCATGCCCGATCCGGGTCGCAGGGTTGACGAATACCCCCATCAACTTTCAGGAGGACAGCGTCAAAGGGCCATGATAGCCATGGCTTTGGCCTGCAGGCCTGAACTGCTCATCGCCGATGAACCGACCACCGCTTTGGACGTTACGATTCAGGCCCAAATCTTGGACCTTATGAACGATCTGCAGAGGGAGTTCGACACGGCCATAATGTTGATAACCCATGATCTTGGCGTCATAGCTGAGATGGCCCAACGGGTGGTCGTCATGTACGCAGGGCTGATAGTGGAAGAAGCGCCCGTAGTTCCTCTTTTCTACGAACCGCTACATCCTTACACCCGGGGGCTGCTTTCCTCAATTCCGAGAGTTGATAAAGACCTTGATAAACTCCACGTGATACCGGGTTTTGTGCCCAGCCCATTTGAATTTCCCAAAGGATGTCGTTTTCATAACCGTTGCGACAGGGCCTTATCAAAATGTTCCGAGGAAATGCCTCCGCTTTATGTATTTAAGGACGGGCGTGCGGTGAGATGCTTTTTGTACGAATCAAAATCTACCGACAGAGGTGCCTCGCGATGA
- a CDS encoding ABC transporter ATP-binding protein: protein MTQGIHFLEVKNLRQYFPIKRGVFRRTVGYVRAVDDVSFHIDDQETLGLVGESGCGKTTMGRTILHLLEPTGGEAFFMGEEIGVKLRHDPRDVRQKMQIIFQDPYGSLNPRMTVNEIVGEAVRYYGLCSRKELDDYIAEVLSRCGLLPEHRFRYPHEFSGGQRQRISIARALALKPKFIVCDEPVSALDVSIRSQILNLLKDLQEQLKLTYLFISHDLAVVRHISDRIAVMYLGKIVEMASKVEFFDNPLHPYSHALLSAIPVPDPKRQRQRIILEGDVPSPANPPSGCRFNPRCKHAMEKCRKEEPSLVDVGNGHFVACFLHCR from the coding sequence ATGACCCAAGGGATTCATTTCTTGGAGGTTAAGAACTTAAGGCAATACTTTCCCATTAAAAGGGGAGTATTCAGGAGGACAGTTGGGTACGTTCGTGCCGTAGATGATGTTTCCTTCCATATTGACGACCAGGAGACCTTGGGGTTGGTTGGAGAATCCGGCTGCGGAAAGACCACTATGGGAAGAACTATACTTCACTTGCTCGAACCGACAGGCGGTGAGGCCTTTTTCATGGGTGAGGAAATCGGCGTTAAATTGCGCCATGATCCTCGTGACGTCAGGCAGAAAATGCAAATCATCTTTCAGGACCCCTACGGCAGCTTAAACCCCCGAATGACCGTAAACGAGATAGTTGGCGAAGCGGTAAGGTATTATGGCCTATGTTCCAGAAAGGAACTCGATGATTATATAGCTGAAGTTTTGTCGAGATGCGGATTGCTCCCGGAACATCGCTTCAGGTATCCCCATGAATTTTCTGGAGGACAACGCCAAAGGATCAGCATCGCGCGAGCCTTGGCTTTGAAGCCGAAGTTTATCGTCTGCGACGAGCCGGTATCAGCTCTGGATGTCTCAATAAGAAGCCAAATATTGAATTTACTAAAGGATCTTCAGGAACAGCTTAAGCTGACCTATCTGTTCATATCCCACGATTTAGCCGTGGTAAGGCACATATCCGATCGTATTGCCGTCATGTACCTGGGAAAGATCGTGGAGATGGCATCTAAGGTGGAGTTTTTCGACAACCCCTTGCATCCCTACTCTCACGCCTTGCTTTCTGCTATACCGGTTCCCGATCCCAAACGTCAACGTCAACGCATCATCCTGGAAGGAGACGTTCCGTCGCCGGCAAATCCTCCATCGGGCTGCAGGTTTAACCCCAGGTGCAAGCATGCCATGGAAAAATGCAGAAAAGAAGAACCTTCCTTAGTGGATGTTGGAAATGGTCATTTTGTGGCCTGCTTTTTGCATTGCAGATAA
- a CDS encoding cytochrome c biogenesis CcdA family protein, with protein sequence MSNLSFGIAFVAGLLSFMSPCLLPMIPIYIAYLAGDSFEVSGRREGARRLKAFSHALLFVAGFSVVFVLFGASATALGRLLIKNQLLIRKVGAAFIVLLGLYMMGLFDLLSLDRQRSVGIKLPKVSWVKAFLMGMAFSAGWTPCVGPILASILIMASSSDTVSVGMLLLLAYSLGLGLPFLVVALFVDWFEGFIKRHTTKLIYVKKIAGAMLVAVGALMYLDFFSRYAVYFTGG encoded by the coding sequence GTGTCAAACCTGTCTTTTGGGATTGCCTTTGTGGCCGGATTGTTGTCCTTCATGTCGCCATGTCTTTTGCCCATGATACCTATTTACATCGCCTACTTGGCCGGAGACTCCTTTGAAGTTTCTGGCCGGCGAGAAGGCGCAAGAAGGCTTAAGGCCTTTTCCCATGCCCTCCTTTTCGTCGCAGGCTTTTCCGTCGTGTTCGTCCTCTTTGGAGCCTCTGCCACGGCCTTGGGAAGGCTTTTGATCAAAAACCAGCTTTTGATAAGAAAAGTCGGCGCCGCCTTCATCGTTCTTCTGGGCCTTTACATGATGGGCCTGTTTGACCTGTTGTCGCTGGATCGGCAGCGATCTGTAGGGATAAAGCTGCCAAAGGTTTCTTGGGTCAAGGCGTTTTTGATGGGCATGGCCTTTTCTGCCGGCTGGACTCCCTGCGTCGGCCCCATACTGGCTTCCATACTGATCATGGCAAGCAGCAGCGATACGGTTTCGGTAGGCATGTTGCTGTTGCTTGCCTATTCCTTGGGGCTTGGATTGCCATTTTTGGTAGTGGCCCTATTTGTGGATTGGTTTGAAGGTTTCATAAAAAGGCATACGACAAAGCTGATATACGTCAAAAAGATCGCTGGCGCGATGCTGGTCGCCGTTGGAGCCTTGATGTACCTCGATTTCTTTTCCAGGTATGCCGTTTATTTTACAGGGGGTTGA
- a CDS encoding TlpA family protein disulfide reductase, with protein sequence MKAIRAVNLSISVLLFSLLFAICFVYEASASSLVQKGRVAPNFEVVDLNGNPFKLSDLKGKPVLLNFWATWCPPCKSELPEFERFFEEYGKQVHIVAINLTLSEKSKDAVKEFVKKQGLTFPIYLDVEGSVAETYLVRYIPTSYFLDENLVVKDMHVGPLKFEDMVKKFEVD encoded by the coding sequence ATGAAGGCCATAAGAGCGGTTAATCTATCGATATCTGTATTGCTTTTTTCGTTGCTGTTCGCTATATGCTTTGTCTATGAAGCTAGCGCTTCGTCACTTGTCCAGAAGGGGCGTGTGGCGCCCAATTTTGAAGTGGTCGACTTAAACGGCAATCCCTTTAAGCTTTCCGATTTAAAGGGAAAGCCGGTATTGCTCAACTTTTGGGCCACGTGGTGTCCTCCATGCAAGTCGGAGCTTCCGGAGTTTGAGCGATTCTTTGAGGAATATGGCAAACAGGTGCATATCGTCGCAATTAACCTTACCCTTTCGGAAAAGTCCAAGGATGCCGTCAAGGAGTTCGTGAAGAAGCAAGGCCTGACCTTCCCGATTTACCTGGACGTTGAGGGCTCTGTGGCCGAAACGTATCTGGTGCGTTACATCCCTACCAGTTACTTTCTCGACGAGAATCTGGTGGTGAAGGATATGCACGTAGGCCCTTTGAAGTTCGAGGATATGGTCAAAAAGTTTGAAGTTGATTGA
- a CDS encoding nitroreductase family protein has product MSELIPEIARWASIRRYEQRPIPNDVLKRILDAARRAPSWSNVQPWHFIAVRDKTMKSKLRQLAVGQRFVETADTVIVCCGDRSAWSREQRIRQMKALSEALGQSFDEERVKRSLNDPAYNPLLRGEEVLIARLYEQISLAIAFMILQARHEGVGSCIVGAFANEVTAINRELYDEVRLDLGIPKDMTILTLVTLGYPAEDPKPRPRKPFDEVVSLERYANFFND; this is encoded by the coding sequence ATGAGCGAGCTTATTCCGGAGATAGCCAGATGGGCGAGTATCAGGAGGTACGAGCAACGCCCCATTCCAAATGACGTGCTCAAAAGGATCCTGGATGCGGCAAGGCGTGCTCCAAGCTGGTCTAACGTGCAGCCATGGCATTTCATTGCAGTAAGGGATAAGACGATGAAGTCGAAGCTGCGCCAATTGGCGGTAGGACAGCGCTTCGTCGAGACGGCTGACACGGTGATCGTTTGTTGCGGTGATCGCAGCGCATGGTCCAGGGAGCAGAGGATAAGGCAGATGAAGGCCCTGTCTGAGGCTCTGGGTCAAAGCTTCGACGAGGAGAGGGTAAAAAGGTCCTTAAATGATCCCGCCTATAACCCCCTTTTGAGGGGCGAAGAGGTGCTGATCGCCAGGCTGTATGAACAGATCTCCTTGGCAATTGCCTTCATGATACTCCAGGCCAGACACGAAGGCGTCGGCAGCTGCATCGTGGGTGCCTTTGCCAATGAGGTTACGGCAATAAACAGGGAGCTTTATGACGAGGTTCGCCTAGACCTCGGCATCCCTAAGGACATGACGATCTTGACCTTGGTAACCCTTGGCTACCCTGCAGAGGATCCAAAGCCCAGGCCGCGCAAGCCCTTTGACGAGGTCGTCTCCCTTGAAAGATACGCAAATTTCTTCAACGATTGA
- a CDS encoding MBL fold metallo-hydrolase RNA specificity domain-containing protein: MRLGIYGSAGEVTGSNYLIEHDGSKLLVDCGIFQGRDEDRRNSEPFPFDPTTVDAVLLTHAHLDHSGRIPLLVKRGFKGKIYATTPTLELCEILWRDSARLMREEAEWKTRKNRRKGLPSVSPLFTEKDIDRAMEYFAPLSYDDIYEVAPKVKARFRDAGHILGSSMIEVWIGEESVKLVFSGDLGQQVTVLDRNPAVINDADYVIIESTYGDRNHKNLEDTRREFASIIEESLKDRSKILIPTFVVDRVQRLLYEFVVLQETGILKEDIPIYFDSPMGVKTTDVYRKYSSLLSAEIQERLLKNTDPFSPKGLREVTTPEESKMINDVSFAIVLAGSGMANGGRIVHHLKHNLWNPRSHLIFVGYQASGTLGRLIIDGARFVKVAGEEVAVKCKVHTIGGFSAHAGKDDLIAWASNFKTKPIFIVTHGERNASNSLASEIRKLGYEVIVPQMGYEMLLTRGRPTVERRTEAPSERTPDLQEMVKEMDLLLASLNDALREAEASEEVKSLLLSAKVLLEIANRRAASEVKQ; the protein is encoded by the coding sequence ATGCGACTTGGCATTTACGGATCCGCCGGAGAGGTGACCGGATCTAATTATCTCATTGAGCATGATGGAAGCAAACTGCTGGTGGATTGCGGGATCTTTCAGGGTCGAGATGAAGATAGAAGAAACAGTGAACCCTTCCCCTTTGACCCGACCACCGTTGACGCTGTTTTGCTTACCCATGCCCATTTGGATCATTCGGGCCGCATCCCCCTTCTTGTAAAGCGGGGCTTTAAGGGAAAGATTTACGCGACGACGCCCACCCTTGAGCTGTGCGAGATCTTATGGCGGGATTCTGCACGTTTAATGCGCGAGGAAGCCGAATGGAAGACGCGCAAAAACAGGAGAAAGGGGCTTCCTTCCGTATCTCCGCTGTTTACGGAGAAAGACATTGATAGGGCGATGGAGTACTTTGCCCCTCTTTCTTATGATGATATATACGAGGTTGCTCCCAAGGTCAAGGCCCGCTTCAGGGACGCTGGCCATATCTTGGGTAGCTCTATGATCGAAGTTTGGATAGGTGAGGAAAGCGTCAAGCTGGTCTTTTCCGGTGACCTGGGACAACAGGTCACGGTATTGGACAGGAACCCTGCCGTCATCAACGACGCCGACTACGTGATAATAGAGTCCACCTATGGGGACCGAAACCACAAAAACCTCGAGGACACGAGGAGGGAATTTGCCTCTATCATCGAGGAGTCCCTAAAGGATCGCTCGAAGATCTTGATACCGACCTTCGTGGTTGACAGGGTGCAAAGGCTGCTTTACGAGTTTGTCGTCCTCCAGGAGACAGGCATATTAAAGGAGGATATACCAATCTATTTTGACTCTCCCATGGGCGTCAAGACCACGGATGTCTACAGAAAATATTCTTCCCTGCTTTCGGCTGAAATCCAGGAAAGGCTTTTGAAAAATACCGACCCCTTTAGCCCCAAGGGCCTTAGGGAAGTGACGACGCCTGAGGAGTCCAAGATGATCAACGACGTTTCGTTCGCCATTGTTCTCGCGGGAAGCGGGATGGCAAATGGAGGAAGGATAGTCCATCACCTCAAACATAACCTCTGGAACCCGCGAAGCCACCTGATATTCGTTGGATATCAGGCCTCTGGTACCCTGGGGCGTCTGATCATAGATGGGGCCAGGTTCGTGAAGGTGGCTGGCGAGGAGGTCGCAGTTAAATGTAAAGTGCATACTATTGGCGGTTTTTCGGCCCATGCGGGGAAGGACGACCTCATTGCCTGGGCGTCGAACTTTAAGACGAAGCCCATATTCATAGTGACCCACGGCGAAAGGAACGCCTCGAACTCCCTGGCAAGTGAAATTAGAAAGCTAGGTTACGAAGTCATAGTCCCGCAAATGGGCTATGAGATGTTGCTTACCCGAGGAAGACCTACCGTTGAAAGAAGGACGGAGGCGCCTTCAGAAAGGACCCCGGATCTGCAGGAGATGGTCAAGGAGATGGACCTTTTGTTGGCGAGCCTAAACGATGCCCTGAGAGAAGCGGAGGCCTCGGAAGAGGTAAAGTCGCTGCTTTTGTCGGCCAAGGTGTTGCTGGAGATAGCTAACCGAAGGGCGGCATCTGAGGTAAAGCAGTAA
- a CDS encoding translocation/assembly module TamB domain-containing protein encodes MKTRNKYLLIALAAVIAIVALAVAGVNMGTGIVKEMAPKAAKDALGIDLTLKAVSGNPIKGYSLKGIVLSKGSEEILSIDQVGARPSLTSLIKGKVYLASLTLNGAHFDFDKTLKLAKSFKPSGAGEGLPLGSIFIKSSEIKGPFGTIDLKDVEITPHLNVIKAKLDASYNGLSAKGNAALSIIDGVKIEELNLKIAEGEISLSGPVGPELGVEGTIKNLDIERIKDIWAPLKDQKLAGKLGGHIKLTGKIPDIRGTGDITFNDGMLVGIPVKRASANWKYEGESISFSDISADVLNGTVSGGLAMSLRNLPPHLNLNLQAKGIDLDTIAKSYPQVSGMLSGTLDSVATNLSGMPMTLSGSASLIASNLTVKGQPLKDVKATLQIKEGKRININASSRWNDAPIKAVGYVDLPGGPSVDLTLSWQRASIERIKALLPALKQLPIKGYPSGEIAVRGSLKDMSLLAISGKVWSDSLTVAKEEIKSPVANFRFKGNELNIDAFSASWRKASIKGKGVISGLPKAATLNVEGNVHGLNVSDLDQFVPQLSQYNISGVISSQWTLKGPLNSPELSLDFNSDRLSLSGITVKGITGSTSLKPLAKPIAGISASIRASSLGTPSFALLQDLSVSIDASADKINIGQAKGNLLGGELQASGQVTMPAGKSPQITLTATANKIKLSHVKDLGFAFPLEGMTDVKANITGSIPDLLISAEASSPELTIAGFVLSNVAATVEGSQKALQIKSLTAKAGGGSLTASGSVNYDKAVNLKLDLTGNGLDLKELSKKIDEKDKYKINGTMDITASVTYDEKGLKGHGEAKSPQAGIYGLKATDIKVPFSLADNKLTCQNISASFYEGSVAGVGSISLASTKWDASATVTGTNLDLLLHDLFPLEGHITGKAKIQFKGNGLLGKHLDGSGSFSVSEGHVSDFKIVKTIAKAYGKSTIDYRSIEGRYTLNSLALTLLPGTQAYAPKGDPMYTYFGADGTVKYDGKLNLSCYGNLNVQAINAIVGGIKGGVLAAESLESALEGFLSGLLQAGQKSDYRDVAFKLTGTIKSPKISNFNVSRPEGETESSQDITSIQGETPGETKQESPEDVIKKTILEKIFNQ; translated from the coding sequence ATGAAAACCAGAAATAAATACCTATTGATCGCATTGGCAGCTGTCATAGCCATCGTTGCGCTAGCTGTGGCTGGTGTTAACATGGGCACCGGTATCGTCAAGGAAATGGCGCCAAAGGCAGCAAAGGACGCTTTAGGCATCGATTTGACCTTGAAGGCCGTCTCCGGCAACCCCATAAAGGGCTATTCCCTTAAAGGAATTGTCCTATCGAAAGGATCCGAGGAGATATTGTCGATCGATCAAGTTGGAGCCAGGCCCAGCCTCACCTCCCTGATCAAGGGAAAGGTGTACCTGGCCTCCCTAACCTTAAACGGAGCCCATTTCGATTTCGATAAAACTCTTAAACTTGCAAAGAGCTTTAAACCATCTGGGGCCGGCGAGGGGTTGCCCCTGGGCTCGATTTTCATAAAATCCAGCGAGATAAAGGGGCCCTTTGGCACCATTGATTTAAAGGATGTCGAGATAACGCCCCATTTAAACGTGATCAAGGCCAAGCTTGACGCCTCGTACAACGGTCTGTCCGCCAAGGGCAACGCCGCGTTATCGATCATAGATGGGGTAAAAATTGAAGAGCTTAACCTCAAAATAGCAGAGGGTGAAATTTCTCTCTCGGGACCTGTGGGTCCTGAGCTAGGAGTAGAGGGGACGATCAAAAACCTCGACATTGAGAGAATAAAGGACATCTGGGCACCCCTAAAAGATCAGAAGCTGGCGGGAAAGCTTGGAGGGCACATCAAACTAACGGGCAAAATACCCGACATACGGGGAACCGGCGATATAACCTTTAATGACGGCATGCTGGTTGGCATCCCCGTGAAGCGGGCAAGCGCCAACTGGAAATACGAGGGGGAATCCATTTCCTTCAGCGACATAAGCGCTGACGTCTTAAACGGCACGGTCAGCGGGGGGCTTGCCATGTCATTGAGAAACCTTCCTCCCCATTTGAACTTAAATCTCCAGGCCAAGGGGATAGATTTAGATACCATAGCAAAAAGCTATCCGCAGGTTTCGGGCATGCTTTCAGGAACACTTGACTCCGTGGCGACAAACCTATCCGGGATGCCCATGACGCTTTCCGGCAGCGCCTCCCTGATCGCAAGCAATCTCACCGTTAAGGGCCAGCCCCTGAAAGACGTTAAGGCTACCCTGCAAATCAAAGAGGGCAAAAGGATAAATATCAATGCTTCTTCGCGCTGGAACGATGCCCCCATAAAGGCAGTCGGTTATGTAGACCTTCCCGGGGGACCTTCTGTGGACCTGACCCTGTCATGGCAAAGGGCATCGATCGAAAGGATAAAAGCCCTTTTGCCGGCCTTAAAGCAATTGCCCATAAAGGGATACCCGTCGGGCGAAATTGCGGTAAGAGGATCGCTTAAGGACATGTCCTTACTTGCAATTTCCGGCAAGGTCTGGTCCGACAGCCTTACGGTTGCAAAGGAGGAGATCAAGTCGCCTGTAGCAAACTTTAGGTTTAAGGGCAACGAATTAAACATCGATGCTTTTTCCGCCTCCTGGCGTAAGGCAAGCATAAAGGGCAAAGGCGTAATTTCCGGTTTGCCTAAGGCCGCCACCTTGAACGTTGAGGGAAACGTCCACGGATTGAACGTATCCGACCTGGATCAATTCGTACCTCAACTATCTCAATACAACATCTCCGGAGTCATTTCGTCGCAATGGACGTTAAAGGGGCCCTTAAACTCCCCCGAACTTTCGTTGGACTTCAATTCCGACAGGCTATCCCTTTCAGGGATAACCGTGAAGGGTATCACCGGCAGCACGAGCTTGAAACCACTCGCTAAACCAATTGCAGGCATAAGTGCTTCCATAAGGGCTTCGTCCTTAGGGACCCCTTCCTTTGCGTTGCTGCAAGACCTATCAGTCTCCATAGACGCAAGCGCCGACAAGATAAACATCGGCCAAGCCAAGGGAAACCTTTTGGGCGGCGAGCTTCAAGCCTCCGGCCAAGTGACGATGCCGGCCGGCAAAAGTCCGCAAATCACCCTGACAGCCACGGCAAACAAAATCAAGCTGTCGCACGTCAAGGACCTTGGTTTCGCCTTTCCCCTGGAAGGAATGACCGACGTGAAGGCCAACATTACGGGCTCAATACCTGACCTCTTGATATCGGCAGAAGCCTCTTCCCCGGAGCTGACCATAGCCGGCTTTGTCCTATCAAACGTGGCTGCAACTGTGGAAGGCTCTCAAAAAGCTCTACAGATTAAGTCGTTAACCGCTAAGGCAGGAGGAGGCAGTTTGACGGCGAGCGGAAGCGTCAACTACGACAAGGCCGTAAATTTGAAGCTCGATTTAACCGGCAACGGATTGGATCTGAAGGAGCTATCTAAAAAGATCGATGAGAAGGACAAATATAAGATAAACGGGACTATGGACATAACGGCCTCCGTGACCTACGACGAAAAGGGCCTTAAGGGACATGGGGAAGCTAAATCTCCTCAAGCCGGCATTTATGGGCTTAAGGCTACCGACATAAAGGTGCCCTTCTCATTGGCAGATAACAAGCTGACATGTCAGAACATAAGCGCCAGCTTCTACGAGGGCTCAGTGGCGGGAGTAGGTTCCATCTCCCTGGCAAGCACCAAGTGGGACGCCTCGGCAACCGTTACGGGCACAAACCTAGACTTGCTTTTGCACGACCTCTTCCCCCTGGAGGGGCATATAACCGGAAAGGCGAAGATCCAATTTAAGGGCAACGGGCTTTTGGGCAAACACCTTGACGGCAGCGGCTCGTTCAGCGTCAGCGAAGGGCATGTTTCTGATTTTAAGATTGTAAAGACGATAGCCAAGGCTTACGGCAAGAGCACCATAGACTACAGGTCCATTGAAGGAAGATATACGCTAAATTCCCTGGCACTGACGCTGCTTCCGGGCACTCAGGCTTACGCTCCCAAGGGAGATCCCATGTATACCTACTTTGGGGCTGACGGCACCGTCAAATACGACGGCAAGCTCAACCTATCCTGCTATGGCAACCTTAACGTCCAGGCGATCAACGCCATCGTGGGCGGCATAAAAGGCGGAGTGCTCGCAGCAGAAAGCCTGGAGTCCGCCCTGGAGGGGTTCTTAAGCGGTTTGTTGCAGGCAGGACAAAAATCCGATTACAGAGACGTAGCCTTTAAGCTGACAGGTACGATCAAATCTCCAAAGATATCGAACTTCAACGTCTCAAGGCCCGAAGGCGAAACGGAAAGCTCACAGGACATCACATCCATACAGGGTGAGACGCCTGGCGAAACGAAACAGGAAAGCCCTGAAGACGTGATCAAAAAGACGATACTTGAAAAGATATTCAACCAGTAA